In Bacteroidota bacterium, one DNA window encodes the following:
- a CDS encoding 1-acyl-sn-glycerol-3-phosphate acyltransferase yields MIRRILATIVFLIATVILSVLSIPAALVDRSGRLYCSMARVWSRIFLTLFGLRVVVRGAGHLSKSEHYIFAANHASYTDIPAVFVAIPKDIRLVLRHTLTKIPIWGWSLWASPFLIIDRGNAVKAKRTLNAAVTKIKAGASVLLFPEGTRTHDGKLQAFKRGAFHLAYESGANVVPVHIHGTFDVHNRFERLPRSNMTITVTIGKPLSVDTSIDGDRNREMDLMQRTEEAVRKLIPNVTSD; encoded by the coding sequence ATGATTCGCCGTATACTCGCAACCATCGTGTTTCTTATCGCCACCGTGATCCTCTCGGTGCTGTCGATCCCGGCGGCGCTCGTCGATCGCAGCGGTCGGCTCTACTGTTCGATGGCCCGTGTATGGTCGCGGATATTTCTTACGTTGTTCGGGCTGCGTGTGGTCGTTCGTGGCGCCGGGCATCTTTCGAAATCCGAGCATTACATTTTCGCGGCTAATCACGCGAGCTATACCGACATTCCGGCCGTGTTTGTTGCGATCCCCAAAGATATTCGCCTCGTGCTTCGCCATACGCTGACGAAAATCCCAATCTGGGGTTGGTCGCTCTGGGCAAGTCCGTTTCTCATTATCGACCGCGGGAATGCGGTCAAGGCAAAACGCACGCTGAACGCAGCCGTCACAAAGATCAAAGCCGGCGCATCGGTGCTGCTCTTCCCCGAAGGGACACGCACGCACGATGGGAAGCTGCAAGCGTTCAAGCGCGGCGCATTTCATCTGGCCTACGAAAGCGGCGCGAACGTCGTACCGGTGCATATACACGGCACGTTCGATGTCCACAACCGCTTCGAGCGTCTGCCGAGATCGAACATGACCATTACCGTCACGATCGGCAAACCCCTCAGCGTCGATACGAGCATCGACGGCGACCGCAATCGCGAAATGGACCTCATGCAACGAACCGAAGAAGCGGTAAGGAAACTTATCCCGAATGTCACTAGTGATTGA
- the kdsA gene encoding 3-deoxy-8-phosphooctulonate synthase, with protein sequence MLQILIPTPTGASIAIGGGTERFPVIAGPCVVESYDVLSAVAEKLAAIQTKLPVDFIFKSSYRKANRTSGLSFTGIGDVAALGLLEQIKKTYGFPILTDVHLPDEAALAAQVADVLQIPAFLARQSDLLEAAAATAKIINIKKGQFMSPEDMKFAREKVVAAGNPNVTVTERGTTFGYGDLIVDFRSLPVMREFGSPVIFDATHSVQRPSQHGKSGGAREFIPPLARAAMAVGIDGMFIETHPNPAEAKSDAATQLPLGELEGLLTSLISIRNAL encoded by the coding sequence ATGTTGCAGATCCTGATCCCAACGCCCACAGGTGCATCCATCGCGATCGGTGGGGGCACCGAACGCTTCCCTGTGATTGCCGGACCATGCGTCGTCGAGTCGTACGACGTGCTCTCGGCGGTCGCCGAGAAGCTCGCGGCGATCCAAACGAAGCTCCCCGTCGATTTTATTTTCAAATCGTCCTACCGCAAGGCCAACCGCACCAGCGGCTTGAGCTTTACAGGGATCGGCGACGTTGCCGCACTCGGTTTGCTGGAGCAGATCAAGAAGACCTACGGCTTCCCGATCCTGACCGACGTGCATCTGCCCGACGAGGCCGCGCTCGCGGCGCAAGTCGCCGATGTGCTGCAGATCCCCGCATTCCTCGCGCGGCAATCCGATCTGCTCGAAGCTGCGGCAGCAACCGCGAAGATCATTAATATCAAGAAGGGACAGTTCATGTCGCCCGAAGATATGAAGTTTGCGCGCGAAAAAGTGGTGGCCGCAGGGAATCCGAATGTCACAGTAACCGAGCGTGGAACGACATTTGGATATGGCGATCTTATCGTCGATTTTCGTTCGCTCCCCGTCATGCGCGAGTTCGGCTCGCCGGTGATCTTCGACGCGACGCATAGTGTGCAGCGCCCCAGCCAACACGGCAAGTCGGGCGGCGCACGCGAATTTATTCCGCCGCTGGCACGTGCAGCCATGGCCGTCGGCATCGACGGGATGTTTATCGAGACGCATCCGAACCCGGCCGAAGCCAAGAGCGATGCCGCGACGCAGTTGCCGCTCGGCGAGTTGGAAGGATTGCTTACTTCGCTGATCTCGATCCGAAATGCACTGTGA
- a CDS encoding KpsF/GutQ family sugar-phosphate isomerase, with translation MASLDELDFARACELMLACSGRVVVSGMGKSGHIARKIASTLTSTGTPAIFLHPAEASHGDIGLLQRGDILLMLSKSGESDELAPVLSAANERQVPIIAITSNARSQLAKAARDGGGATLFAIVKEEACPHDLAPTSSTTAQLVIGDAIAVALLEARNFTSDDFARLHPGGALGRRLTMTVRDLMSSGADIPIVTRETPLPAVMLEISGKRLGAACVVDRTNSLVGIVTDGDLRRFFQRQELVDVRTVTAGDLMSQTPKTTSADTLAIEALHHMEDPSPKVMQLPVLDEHGHVVGLIHLHEIVRVGIA, from the coding sequence ATGGCATCGCTCGACGAACTCGATTTCGCACGCGCATGCGAGCTGATGCTTGCCTGTAGCGGCCGTGTGGTGGTCAGCGGCATGGGCAAATCGGGCCATATCGCCCGCAAGATCGCCTCGACGCTCACTTCGACCGGCACGCCTGCCATCTTCTTGCATCCGGCGGAAGCGTCGCACGGCGACATCGGCCTCTTGCAGCGCGGCGATATATTGCTTATGCTCTCGAAGAGCGGCGAGTCCGACGAGCTGGCGCCCGTCCTCTCGGCGGCGAACGAACGGCAGGTTCCGATCATCGCGATCACTTCGAATGCACGTTCGCAGCTTGCAAAGGCCGCACGCGACGGCGGCGGTGCGACACTCTTCGCCATCGTCAAAGAAGAAGCGTGCCCGCACGATCTGGCGCCGACATCGTCAACAACGGCGCAGCTTGTCATCGGCGATGCAATCGCCGTTGCGTTGCTCGAGGCGCGCAATTTCACGAGCGACGACTTCGCACGATTGCATCCCGGCGGCGCACTCGGCCGCAGACTGACGATGACTGTGCGCGATCTGATGTCGAGCGGCGCGGACATTCCGATCGTTACTCGCGAGACGCCGCTGCCGGCCGTCATGCTCGAAATCTCCGGCAAGAGATTAGGAGCCGCATGTGTCGTCGACCGTACGAACTCGCTCGTCGGCATTGTCACCGATGGCGACTTGCGGCGATTCTTCCAGCGGCAGGAACTGGTCGATGTGCGCACCGTGACCGCAGGCGACCTCATGAGCCAGACGCCGAAAACTACGTCTGCCGATACACTCGCCATCGAAGCGCTCCACCACATGGAAGACCCGTCGCCGAAAGTGATGCAGCTTCCGGTGCTCGATGAACATGGGCATGTCGTGGGGCTCATTCATCTGCATGAAATCGTCAGAGTCGGGATCGCGTGA
- the lptC gene encoding LPS export ABC transporter periplasmic protein LptC → MAISLGISCRLCVLAMIVLLFSCTSGEVTPPKSATIAEQEGPTQIGTDTRVTFSSDGKVRAVLNAKGVRIWERQRYTKLDSSVRVDFFDKENKRSSVLTSRRAFINDNTKNMTAYDSVKITSDSGTVVITDSLLWDNQTHEIRSDAFVRITEKNGRVTNGHGFVSDQDMTNYHILRPIIDAPASAYQNPNAQAPLSTPIKPGFGN, encoded by the coding sequence ATGGCAATTTCTCTGGGAATCTCATGCCGCTTATGCGTTCTGGCAATGATCGTGCTCTTATTCTCTTGCACCAGCGGCGAAGTCACACCGCCGAAATCCGCAACGATCGCCGAACAGGAAGGCCCGACACAAATCGGCACCGATACACGCGTGACATTTTCGAGCGACGGCAAAGTTCGTGCAGTGCTCAATGCCAAAGGCGTTCGCATCTGGGAGCGCCAACGCTACACGAAGCTCGATTCGTCGGTACGCGTCGATTTCTTCGATAAAGAGAACAAACGTTCGAGCGTGCTTACCTCTCGTCGCGCGTTTATCAACGACAACACGAAGAATATGACGGCATACGATTCCGTCAAGATCACGAGCGATTCCGGCACCGTGGTTATCACCGACTCGTTGCTTTGGGATAATCAAACCCATGAGATCCGCTCCGACGCATTCGTGCGCATCACGGAAAAGAACGGCCGTGTCACCAACGGCCACGGCTTCGTCAGCGACCAGGACATGACGAACTACCACATCCTCCGCCCCATCATCGACGCTCCGGCCTCGGCCTACCAAAACCCGAACGCCCAGGCCCCACTCTCGACACCGATCAAGCCTGGCTTTGGAAACTGA
- a CDS encoding UvrD-helicase domain-containing protein, protein MQSKLLTGLNPAQAAAVSGSDGPTMVVAGAGSGKTRVLTHRIAYLLERGIRPWEILSLTFTNKAAGEMKERIAHLVGADLTADLWMGTFHSVFARILRRHAELLGYTQSFSIYDTDDTLALIKRTMERLNIPRDQFNPNAVRSRISSLKNNLIRPEEFSLMAHDFFSEKIAEIYPEYIKGLKESNAMDFDDLLVKTIELFVHHPEALEMYKRRFRYVLVDEYQDTNRAQYMVIKLLADEHRNLTVVGDDAQSIYAFRGADIKNILDFEKDYPDVKTFRLEQNYRSTGNILATADTLIKHNKKQIAKTLFTDNPKGDPVRVVECSDEREEGAFIVRSIEDEIRKERYGLNQFAVLYRTNAQSRALEDAFRRQGIPYIIIGGVAFYKRKEIKDALAYIRLLVNPADNESVVRVINFPARGIGETTLKRVLEFARESGTYVLDILGQAEQIPGIMPRLVGKLQGFHNLIEKYRKVRNELSPSELLRSLIDETGMLAELKLENTLESLARYENLREFLSAITDHFTEKPDATIESFLEEISLVSDIDNVDGSKNAVTLMTLHAAKGLEFPVVFVTGLEEGLFPNPNTSFDDFSIEEERRLLYVGITRAMKKCFLTYAKNRLKYGEYSSAMASRFLDEVSESESVELTTSYGSHVSSLRSRTTSSDTDFVTNSPVFNRSATIGNRTFGTKKYPSKTYGSSPASRSPYAQEDAPSEYSQVESDGQVLRRGVRVSHEIFGEGRVIEVSGKGDQAKAVVDFEGRGRKNLMLKFAKLRVL, encoded by the coding sequence ATGCAATCGAAACTTCTTACCGGACTGAACCCTGCGCAGGCGGCCGCTGTCAGCGGCTCCGACGGACCGACGATGGTTGTCGCCGGCGCCGGCTCGGGCAAAACGCGCGTCCTGACGCATCGCATCGCCTACTTGCTCGAGCGCGGCATTCGTCCGTGGGAAATTCTTTCGCTGACCTTTACTAACAAGGCCGCCGGCGAAATGAAGGAGCGCATCGCGCATCTGGTCGGCGCAGACCTGACGGCCGATTTGTGGATGGGTACGTTCCATTCGGTCTTCGCCCGAATTCTCCGTCGTCATGCCGAACTACTCGGCTACACCCAAAGTTTTTCGATCTACGACACCGACGATACGCTTGCGCTGATCAAGCGTACAATGGAGCGGCTCAATATTCCGCGCGATCAGTTCAATCCCAACGCCGTCCGAAGCCGCATTTCGTCGCTGAAGAACAATCTCATCCGCCCCGAAGAGTTTTCGCTGATGGCGCATGACTTCTTCAGCGAGAAAATCGCGGAAATATATCCGGAGTATATCAAAGGACTCAAGGAATCGAACGCGATGGACTTCGACGATCTGCTTGTAAAGACGATCGAGCTCTTCGTCCATCATCCCGAAGCGCTCGAGATGTACAAGCGTCGCTTTCGCTATGTGCTTGTCGACGAGTATCAGGATACCAACCGGGCGCAGTACATGGTCATCAAGCTGCTCGCCGACGAACACCGCAATCTGACGGTCGTCGGCGACGATGCCCAGTCGATCTACGCGTTTCGCGGCGCCGACATCAAGAATATTCTCGACTTCGAGAAAGATTATCCCGACGTCAAGACGTTTCGTCTGGAACAGAATTACCGTTCGACCGGCAACATCCTCGCCACTGCCGATACGCTGATCAAGCACAACAAGAAACAGATCGCGAAGACGCTCTTTACCGATAATCCGAAGGGCGACCCGGTTCGGGTGGTCGAATGCTCGGACGAACGCGAAGAAGGGGCGTTCATCGTTCGCTCGATCGAAGACGAGATCCGCAAAGAACGCTACGGGCTCAACCAGTTTGCGGTGCTCTACCGCACCAACGCACAAAGCCGCGCACTCGAAGATGCATTCCGCCGACAGGGCATCCCGTACATCATTATCGGCGGCGTCGCGTTCTACAAGCGAAAAGAAATCAAAGATGCGCTCGCATACATTCGCCTGCTTGTCAATCCGGCAGATAACGAATCGGTGGTGCGCGTCATCAACTTTCCCGCGCGCGGCATCGGCGAGACCACACTCAAGCGTGTGCTCGAATTCGCCCGCGAGAGCGGTACCTATGTGCTCGATATTCTCGGTCAGGCAGAACAGATTCCGGGCATCATGCCGCGCCTCGTCGGGAAACTACAGGGTTTTCATAATCTCATCGAGAAGTATCGCAAGGTTCGCAACGAACTCAGCCCCAGCGAACTGCTCCGTTCGCTCATCGACGAAACGGGCATGCTTGCGGAGCTCAAACTCGAGAACACCCTCGAGTCGCTCGCACGCTATGAGAACTTGCGCGAATTTCTGTCGGCAATCACCGATCACTTCACCGAAAAGCCCGATGCGACGATCGAGTCCTTCCTCGAAGAGATCTCGCTTGTGAGCGACATCGATAATGTGGACGGTTCGAAGAATGCCGTCACGCTCATGACGCTGCATGCGGCCAAAGGACTGGAATTTCCGGTCGTGTTCGTCACAGGCCTCGAAGAAGGGCTCTTCCCGAATCCGAACACATCGTTCGACGATTTTTCGATCGAAGAAGAGCGCCGTCTGCTCTACGTCGGCATCACGCGCGCGATGAAGAAGTGTTTTCTGACCTACGCGAAGAACCGGCTGAAATACGGCGAGTATTCCTCCGCAATGGCGTCGCGTTTTCTCGACGAAGTGAGCGAATCCGAAAGCGTCGAACTCACGACGAGTTACGGTTCGCACGTCTCGTCGCTTCGCAGCCGCACCACATCGAGCGATACCGATTTCGTCACTAACTCTCCGGTCTTCAACCGTTCGGCGACGATCGGCAACCGTACGTTCGGTACGAAGAAATATCCGTCGAAGACCTACGGCTCCTCTCCCGCGTCTCGTTCACCCTATGCGCAGGAGGATGCGCCGAGCGAGTATTCGCAGGTCGAATCGGACGGTCAGGTACTGCGTCGCGGGGTACGCGTCTCGCACGAGATTTTCGGCGAGGGCCGCGTGATCGAAGTCAGCGGCAAAGGCGACCAGGCCAAAGCCGTCGTCGATTTCGAAGGCCGAGGCCGAAAGAACCTGATGCTGAAGTTCGCGAAGCTGCGAGTCTTATAA